The sequence below is a genomic window from Deltaproteobacteria bacterium.
CTTCCGGAGACAACACCGATTCCGGATGGAATTGCACTCCGAACCAGGGTCGGTCGGTGAAACGCAGGGCCATGACTTCGTGGTCCGCGGTCCGCGCGGTGACGGTGAAGGGCAGGTCGGTCCGGCCCTCTTCGTGCACGGCCAGGGAATGATAGCGGCCGATGCGCAAGGGGTTGGGCAGATCGCGGAAAATGCCAGTCCCGTCGTGGACAATGTCCGAGGTCTTGCCGTGCATGATGCGTCGGGCCGCGCCCACGTTCGCGCCGCCGTGATGCGCCAGGGTCTGGTGGCCGAGGCACACGCCCAGGACCGGGATCGCGCGCGGAATCAGGTCCAAAAAGCGCAGACACAGTCCGGTGTTGCGCGGATGACTCGGACCGGGGGACAGAATCACGCCGTGCAGCGTCGGGTCCGTGGCCAGGTTCAGGAGTTCGGGGTCGTTGTTACGCAGCACCAAGGGGCTTGCGCCCAAAGATTGGAAGACCTGAACCAGGTTGAAAGTAAACGAGTCAAGATTGTCGATCAGCAAAATCATCGCCGCCTCCGGTGTTGGTGATGGCCTTCAGGATG
It includes:
- a CDS encoding aminodeoxychorismate/anthranilate synthase component II, translated to MILLIDNLDSFTFNLVQVFQSLGASPLVLRNNDPELLNLATDPTLHGVILSPGPSHPRNTGLCLRFLDLIPRAIPVLGVCLGHQTLAHHGGANVGAARRIMHGKTSDIVHDGTGIFRDLPNPLRIGRYHSLAVHEEGRTDLPFTVTARTADHEVMALRFTDRPWFGVQFHPESVLSPEGPKLLHNFLKLCA